The following nucleotide sequence is from Paracrocinitomix mangrovi.
TGACACCTTGCAAAAGATTATTTATGGTTATGAAATTACACCCACTGACGAACCATTTAACAGAGAAAACATTGTTGTCATTAAAATTACCGAGCGCAATTTCAACCTAATTGATGCAGTAGACCTGGACCGAGTAGATGGGGTTTACATCAATGATGAAGTTATACCTAAAGAAGACGTTCAGCTATACGTTCCCATTAAAAGCGAATCTAAAAAAGCAGATTTAAAAAGGGTAGAGAAAGATAAAACAGCCAAAGGACTTCAAATCTCGGCTATTATTCTGGGCATTCTTTCTGTTGTTTCGTTTATCGTAATGATGCTCACCTACAATGCTTATCAAAACAGCAATAAATCAGGATGCATAAACGCCTTTTTCGCCGCAACAGTTTACGGTGTATTCCTCTTATATGCCTATGCTACAGGCATCCTATTCCTCTTATTTTTAGCTACCTTTATCGGCTATTTAGTAGTTAAAAAAAGAAAGTAATCTGCCTAATGGCTGAACATCATCATTACATCTTACATAAACCATTTGGCTACATCAGTCAATTCATCTCCAATGCACCTAAAAGTCATAAACAAAAATTTTTAGGCGAATTGTATGACTTTGCAGAAGGCACCATGAGTATTGGCAGATTGGATCAAAAATCTGAAGGATTATTGTTGCTAAGTACAGATGGAAAACTAAGTGCCGAAATTACCGGTAGAGGTTATGAAAAGGAATATTATGTTCAGTTAGATGGTTTAATTACTGAAGAAGCCATAGCTCAATTACAACAACCAATGACCATTAATGTTAATGGTGACATGATAAATGTTGCTCCGGCAAAAGCCAGAATAATTGAAGACCCCGGATTTGAAGAAAGAGAGCCTAAAGTTAGAGATGACAGACATGGCCCTACCAGCTGGGCTTCCATTATTATCAATGAAGGCAAATACAGACAGGTACGCAAAATGTGTGCAGCTGTTAATTTTCCTGTTCTTAGATTGGTAAGAGTACGTATTGGAAAATTGGAGTTAGGGAATTTAAAAAATGGAGAAGTGATTGAGGTAGATCAATTATTGGTTTAATCAAACAACTAACTTTATCATTCAACGTCTACAACTTACATTTCTTAAACCCAAAACATGAGAAAGATATTTGCATTATTAATTCTATCAATTACAAGCCTTAATTCTCAGGCACAATCATTTTCAGCCACAACAGATCCCAATTATCATCAGCCTGCTGGCGGACCCTGTGGTGAAGTTATTTGTAATGGCCTTTTTGCCATAATAATTGGAAATGGTACTCCACCTTATACCATCAGTGTATCTAACGGAACAACATTTACAACAACTTATAATTATGTAACAATAGACAGTTTATGTGCAGGAACCTACAGTTATACTGTAACAGATGACATTGCGCAAACAGTTACAAATAGCGTCACTATTGATCAAACAGTAGGAGCAATTGTTGGCGTTGACACTGTAATAGACGCTATATGTCCTGGCTCTCAAACAGGAATGATCTCGGTTATTCCATTAGCAGGAGAACCTCCTTTTTTATTTTCAATTGACAACTTCGCTACATCACAAAGCAGTGGAATTTTTGAACAACTTTTTTCAGGTGGTTATCAAGTAATGGTCAAAGATGGCAATGATTGTATAAATACGATATCTCTTGGAGTTCTTGATTCATTTCCTCCTATTAATTCAAATCCTTCAGTCCAAACTACCTGCAATAGTTGTAGTGGTCAAATTACTGTTAACTCATTTGGGGGAAGTCAACCTCATGTATATTCAATTGATCAGGGTTTCAACTTTCAGAGTTCAGATGTATTTTCAAATTTATGCCCAAATACATATAACATTTTGGTCAAAGATTTAAATGGCTGTTTGTACATCACCAACGTAGTTGTAACAGAAACTTCTTCTCCATTAGCAATGTCATTGTCCTCAACAGATGGCAGCTGTGAAAATTTGTTAGATGGAGCTATCACAGCAACTGTCACCGGAGGAGCAGCTCCATATACCTATAGTATGGACGGCGGACCACAACAAGCTTCACCTAATTTTCCAAATGTAAGTCCAGGGCTTCATGAAATTACCGCAATAGATGCCAATGGTTGTCAGATTATTGACACTATAACTGTCAATTACATTTCTCCCTTTACCTTCATCTATGTATATAACAATCCCGCCAATTGTGGTTTGAATGATGGAGCTTTTGAAGTAGCTGCTGTAAGTGGAGTTGCGCCTTATGTTTATGATCTAAATGGCACTTTGCAAGTAAATAATGGTAATTTTTTAAATGTTCCCGCAGGTATACATCAAGTTTTTGTAACAGATGCCAATGGCTGTACAGATAGTTATTTTATAGCTGTCTCCAATAATAACGTCACAAGCCAAATAGATAATTTTTCGGATTCAAATTGCAACAACTCATGTGATGGAACAGTTTCAGTGAGTGCTACAAGTGGAACCAGCCCTTTCACCTATTCTTTGGATTTAAATGGTACTCCGCAATCAAGTGGAACATTTACAGGATTATGTGCCGGACAACATTTTGTAACTGTTGAAGATGACAACGCTTGTATTACAATACAGGAAATAAATATCCAAGAACCCGATACTATTGATTATAACCTAATTGTAACAGATCCTTTATGTTTTGGTGGAACTGATGGAACTGTTTCTTTTAACAATGTTAGTGGCGGTAATGGCGGACCTTACGGATATTCACTTAATTCGGGACCAATCCAATCATCCGGCACTTTTAACGGATTACCAGCCGGTAATTACACTGGTGAGATCCATGATATTGTTGGTTGTATAGCTTCAATCAATTTCACTATTAATGAACCAACACCCGTACTTTGTATCATTGATGAAACAAATCCACTTTGTTTTGGTGGAAACAATGGAGCTATTCAAGTTTATGGTGATGGTGGAACACCTAACTATACTTATACAGTTAATGGTAACACTAATACAGGCGGATTCTTTCCATCTTTAACAGCAGGCAGCTACAATGTTTCAGTAACAGATGCTAATGGCTGTACTTGTATGTCAACAGTAAATATTACTGACCCACCTCAACTAACACTGAACGTTAACACAACTACCAACCCCATTTGTAATGGAGATTTGAATGGATCAATTGAGTTGGTTGCAAGTGGTGGAACACCCTATTATTCCTATAGCGTTGAAGGACCGGGAACCGAATTTACAAGCGGTGACTTCATATTTGTTGGGGACGGAACTTATACGGCAACTGTAACAGACATCAACGGTTGCACCACCTCCATTCCGGGAATCAGCATTATTGAACCTTCAGCATTACAAATAGACACTACCAATATGGTAAACGCCAATTGTAACGGAGTTTGTACCGGAATAATTGATATCAGCATGAGTAGCGGAAGTTCGCTTTACACTATTATAACTTCATCAGGTAATATTAGCTGGCAAAGTTTAATTGATTTTCAAATTGACTCTATTTGCGAAGGTGCACAAAGTATTTATGTAGCAGATGACAACGGTTGCAAGGATACGGTTGATTTTGTAATGGGATCACTTAGCAACATTGCCATAGATACATCCAACTACATTTTACCTACTTGTAATGGATTTTGTGATGCCGCAATAATTGTTGATTTATCCAATGGAACAGCTCCATACACTGTTAATTCAAACAATGGAACAGCAAATAGCATTAGTGGAACGCAATTTTCAATTAACGGCATTTGTCCTGGAGCTACAACTATTGTTGCAACAGATGACAATGGATGTATCATCAATTTTTCAATGAATGTAGCTGATCCTTTAGCCATTTCAACAAGTGTAAATACCACTGCCACACTTGTATGTAATGGAGATTGCAATGGAGAAGCAACTGTGGATATTAACAATGGAACTGCACCTTATACAGTAACAAGTTCAAGCGGAACAGTTTCAACTGTTAACAGTACGCAATTTTTAATCAGTGATTTGTGTGCCGGAACAATAAACATAGATGCGACAGATGCCAATGGTTGCACATTTGCCAATAGCATAACTTTGACAGAACCAACTGCTGTAGCCTTTTCATTGACTATGAATAATGAAGCGAGCTGCACAGCTTGTAATGACGGCTCGGCTCAATTGACCATTACAGGTGGAACAGCTCCATATACTGTTGATTGGTCAGATTTTGGATCAGCCACAACCGGTGATTCAGCTTCCGATTTAATGGGAGGTGATGGAATTGTTTGTGTTACAGATGCTGAAGGATGCGAAGTTTGTGATAGTGTTCACATTGATTTTATAGATGATATTGGATGGAATGAATGGGAACAACAACTGAATATTTATCCAAATCCGGCTAATGAAATTTTAAATATTGATGGATTGACAAAAAATTTCAGTGTGAAAATTTACAATGTGTTGGGAGAGCTTATTTGGCAAAATTCAGACAAAACTGCCTATATAATTAAGACAGAGCAGTGGTCAAGCGGAATTTATTCAGTAGAGATTGAAGTTCAGAATCAACTAATTAGAAAAAGAGTTGTGCTGAATTAAATATTTTTTTTCTGAGTGTTTTGCTATTATTTATAAAAGATTTATATTTGCGTCCGCTTTGATGAAAGCATCAAGCAAATTCCTCCTTAGCTCAGCTGGTTAGAGCATCTGACTGTTAATCAGAGGGTCCTTGGTTCAAGTCCAAGAGGGGGAGCGAGAGAAAGCCTCAGCATTAGCTGGGGCTTTTCGTTTTTATATCGTTGCTCCTTGGTTCATCCCGATAGCTATCGGGACCAAGAGGGGGAGCCCAGAAACTCAGTAACTACATAGTTGCTGAGTTTTTTTGTTTTATACATGATTCATTACTTATACATCATATATTCTGCATCCTTAGATCCTGGGCTTTTCGTTTTTATATAGTTGCAATTCAGTCAATGTGCTTTATTCCTTTTATATAGGGATAAAGTTTATTAACTTTATTTGTACGTTAGGGTGCATTAAGATTAGCAAATGTCTACAAAGCATAAAGAGAAACTTGTACTTCTACTGGAAAATCCATTAAATTCCGAAACCGACCATTTGGAAATATTGCATGATTTATATTTCGAATGGCGTGACGGATACGAATATCTAGAACCTGTTGCCAAGTATTACATAAACGGATTGGACGAATTACCTGGTTTAAAGGTCAAGAATTTATGGAATGAGGATAAGTTCAATGAATCTCGGAAGCCTTTTACAGACAGTTATCCAGAGCTTCACGCTATTGTATTGGGTATCTTGCAAAAAGAAAACGCACCCTAACACAGTAAGCAAAGCTCACGTCCTACACTTTGTCCACGCGCAAAAGCGCCCATTACTTGTACAAATCCGGGCAGCCATCTCACGGTCGGACAGCCAAAGTCCGGGGTTTTCTTGCCAGCGCACTTCGCACGTGTTTTGCACTTGCTGCGCAAGCAGCAAATCACTAGCTTTGCTCAAACGTTAGGCTGAATTAGTGGATAAGCAGATAAAATATTTCAAATGGAATCCGGATCGAATAGATTTGAATATTCACTTAGGACAAGAAATTCAACCATTAATTGAGTCAAAAATAGTATCTCAAGTCTCAGATGAGGATGATTACACCTATATTCTTCAGTCCAACAATAGCATAAAGGTTAGCACTGAGCAGGGTCTAATCACTCGAATTTCAATTTCGAACCAACCAAAAATGTCGTTTTTCAAAATTCTTAAACAAGAAATTTCAGTACCCTCTTCACAGGAACTTAAAACTTTGGAATTTGTGGTTAATGAACTTGGAAAGCAATTCGAATCAATGCCAGATCCACCTACAGAAAATGGTCGACTTGTATTGCCGACTGGTGAAATTCTAATGCAAGTGTTCAGAGATTGGCAACCAATTGTCACTTTTATCATAAAGAAAAACTAAGCCTAAAACAGTCCTAAAGCTTACGTCTGAAACTTGACCGCCGCACTTGCTCCTCAATAAATTGCTATTTTTACTCAAACGTTAGGTTTAATTGACGATATGACTGAAAAAAAAGATCTCTCTATTTACACTATTTGTATGGGCAACTTTGAAAGATCTGTCATATGGGATAAATGTGAAGCTAAGTTTTCGCGCATATTTAAAGAACCAGAACTTTTTCCTCAAATCTTTGCAGAATTTCGAATTAATAACAACGAGGAAGAATTACCGATTTGTTGCTGTAAAATAGACGATAAAAACTGGAGCCTTTTAACAACTCGAAAACTGTTCACTTCTAAAGCTGGAATTATCAACATTATTGACATGGAAACTGCACAATTGGACAGTTACCGAAACCCTCATAATTTTAACGAACCCTATACTCTAGGACTACTAATAACTCATGACGGAAATGACCATGAGTTTTTCATTGAAAACGGATATTGTTGTCAAGTAATGGTTTCTGCCATTCATGAAAGGTTAATTCTTCAAAAAAATTCAGAGGAGGAAAATCAACGGAAAATTAAAATGTTAATTCGGAGAGGGTTTCTAGAGGAAAACTAAAGCTAATACAGTAGCTAAAGCTAAGCGTCCGCACTTCAAGACGGCATTCTACTTCAGCTTCGCTTCCGTAGAACAAGGTAAATGCCTAATTTTACCCAAACGTTAGGTGTCATTAATCCCAAATCCAATGAAACTAATTAATTATTATGCAGCTGGAGCATTATTACCTGGACTTATAGGAGCAATAGTGATGTTGATAATTTCTTCTCAAATCAATTCTGACTACAAGAGCGAATGGCTTACAAAAGAATCAGCAATCGGAATGGACTTAATGATTTCATTTATATTTTCCATTGGTTATGCTATTGCTGGACTTACATTATTTCTGAACAAATTTGAAAATGTTAGAAATAAACCTTTGACAAGTTTTCTTGCATGGAATTTACTCCCTTTTATTTGGGTTGGAATAACAGTTTATATGTTTGCTAGATCAGGGGCACTTCAAGAAATTGAAGTGAAAATTTACGTATCTGCATTAACAATTCCTTATGCAATCTGTTTCGTTTCTTCATACTTAGTTTTCAGGAAGAAAAACGCTACCTAACACAATAGGTAAAGCGCATGTCCTTCCCTTTTT
It contains:
- a CDS encoding pseudouridine synthase; its protein translation is MAEHHHYILHKPFGYISQFISNAPKSHKQKFLGELYDFAEGTMSIGRLDQKSEGLLLLSTDGKLSAEITGRGYEKEYYVQLDGLITEEAIAQLQQPMTINVNGDMINVAPAKARIIEDPGFEEREPKVRDDRHGPTSWASIIINEGKYRQVRKMCAAVNFPVLRLVRVRIGKLELGNLKNGEVIEVDQLLV
- a CDS encoding T9SS type A sorting domain-containing protein, with the protein product MRKIFALLILSITSLNSQAQSFSATTDPNYHQPAGGPCGEVICNGLFAIIIGNGTPPYTISVSNGTTFTTTYNYVTIDSLCAGTYSYTVTDDIAQTVTNSVTIDQTVGAIVGVDTVIDAICPGSQTGMISVIPLAGEPPFLFSIDNFATSQSSGIFEQLFSGGYQVMVKDGNDCINTISLGVLDSFPPINSNPSVQTTCNSCSGQITVNSFGGSQPHVYSIDQGFNFQSSDVFSNLCPNTYNILVKDLNGCLYITNVVVTETSSPLAMSLSSTDGSCENLLDGAITATVTGGAAPYTYSMDGGPQQASPNFPNVSPGLHEITAIDANGCQIIDTITVNYISPFTFIYVYNNPANCGLNDGAFEVAAVSGVAPYVYDLNGTLQVNNGNFLNVPAGIHQVFVTDANGCTDSYFIAVSNNNVTSQIDNFSDSNCNNSCDGTVSVSATSGTSPFTYSLDLNGTPQSSGTFTGLCAGQHFVTVEDDNACITIQEINIQEPDTIDYNLIVTDPLCFGGTDGTVSFNNVSGGNGGPYGYSLNSGPIQSSGTFNGLPAGNYTGEIHDIVGCIASINFTINEPTPVLCIIDETNPLCFGGNNGAIQVYGDGGTPNYTYTVNGNTNTGGFFPSLTAGSYNVSVTDANGCTCMSTVNITDPPQLTLNVNTTTNPICNGDLNGSIELVASGGTPYYSYSVEGPGTEFTSGDFIFVGDGTYTATVTDINGCTTSIPGISIIEPSALQIDTTNMVNANCNGVCTGIIDISMSSGSSLYTIITSSGNISWQSLIDFQIDSICEGAQSIYVADDNGCKDTVDFVMGSLSNIAIDTSNYILPTCNGFCDAAIIVDLSNGTAPYTVNSNNGTANSISGTQFSINGICPGATTIVATDDNGCIINFSMNVADPLAISTSVNTTATLVCNGDCNGEATVDINNGTAPYTVTSSSGTVSTVNSTQFLISDLCAGTINIDATDANGCTFANSITLTEPTAVAFSLTMNNEASCTACNDGSAQLTITGGTAPYTVDWSDFGSATTGDSASDLMGGDGIVCVTDAEGCEVCDSVHIDFIDDIGWNEWEQQLNIYPNPANEILNIDGLTKNFSVKIYNVLGELIWQNSDKTAYIIKTEQWSSGIYSVEIEVQNQLIRKRVVLN